The Thermodesulfobacteriota bacterium genome has a window encoding:
- a CDS encoding citrate synthase, giving the protein MESTTGHRGRSRGLAFVRRPVTRIWQEKAAADNPYLATACRCHGYDLFELARKRGWVEVLFLLFRGELPRPEQAQLLERLMVACIHPGPRHPATWAVMNAAVSRTDPVHLLPIGLEVLGGSQLGAAEVGAAMRFQVAHGQEEPAKVAREFLGKEPRPAEGDWHPVPGFGSRFGGVDPLARQLAAELGTLPAAGAGLRWGAGLAATLEEEGLGWLPTGVVAASLGDLGFSWRAGVGLYQIFSAPGILASGLEMASQPVTAMPFLDDEGYCLAAAARKPV; this is encoded by the coding sequence ATGGAGTCGACGACCGGGCACCGCGGCCGCAGCCGGGGACTGGCCTTTGTTAGACGACCGGTCACCCGCATCTGGCAGGAGAAGGCGGCGGCGGACAACCCGTATCTGGCCACGGCTTGCCGCTGCCACGGCTATGACCTTTTTGAGCTGGCGCGCAAGCGTGGCTGGGTCGAGGTCCTGTTCCTGCTCTTCCGTGGCGAGCTGCCTCGGCCAGAGCAGGCCCAGCTGCTGGAAAGGCTGATGGTGGCCTGCATCCATCCCGGCCCCCGCCATCCAGCCACCTGGGCGGTGATGAACGCGGCGGTGAGCCGGACCGATCCTGTCCACCTGTTGCCCATCGGCCTGGAGGTCCTCGGTGGCTCGCAGCTCGGGGCCGCCGAGGTGGGTGCGGCCATGCGCTTTCAGGTGGCGCACGGCCAGGAGGAGCCGGCGAAGGTGGCCAGGGAATTCCTGGGCAAGGAGCCACGGCCGGCGGAGGGGGATTGGCATCCGGTGCCAGGATTTGGCAGCCGTTTCGGCGGGGTCGACCCCCTGGCCCGGCAACTGGCCGCCGAGCTGGGGACACTGCCGGCAGCAGGTGCGGGTCTGCGCTGGGGGGCCGGTCTCGCCGCGACCCTGGAGGAGGAGGGGCTCGGGTGGCTGCCGACCGGTGTCGTCGCAGCGAGCCTTGGCGACCTCGGCTTTTCCTGGCGAGCCGGGGTCGGACTCTACCAGATCTTTTCTGCCCCAGGGATCCTGGCCAGTGGTCTGGAGATGGCCAGCCAGCCGGTTACCGCCATGCCCTTTCTGGATGACGAGGGATACTGCCTTGCCGCCGCAGCCCGCAAGCCGGTCTGA